The genomic segment GTTGCAATCGCCACGATACGGAAACATGCCCATACCAAGGTCAATGGCATCATAACTATTCGGTATGCTGGACTTCCGGTCATACCAAAACCATACATCGCGAACAAAAATGACTCACGCAAACTTTCATGTTCAGTATGAAACAGCATCGGCTTCGGCAATTCTGCCGGACCGCGGTTCATGTACCAGCACCAATAATTCCATTGCGCCAGCAGGATAGTTAAATTACCGAACCAGGCACGGCCAATCGAGAATGCACGAACCACATTGCCATTGTCATCGACCGTGTAGTGCCGAATGTGATAATAGAGTCCGTAATTGGTTCTTTCCTTGTGGATGCAAAAGATGGAATTTTTATCCCAATTTGCTTCCCAGGTGATGTCACCCTCATCTGGCTTGACAAAAAAAACGCCTGCGCCGCACTGTGTATATTTTTTGCTGCTCTCGATTGAAGCGGATAGGGCGACGCTTCAAACCAAAAAATTCGTCGCGACCTGATTTAAAGGCCAAATAGCCAAAACCTAAGACACCAACGACAATAGGAGTGCAAGCCAGAAGAAAAGTAAAACTAATATTGTCAGGAGGGTTCTTGAATATTATTCCAACGAATCTTAAAAGTCCTACTATCACAAATAGTGCTATAAATGTAGCCGCAGCTGTCCATTGGCGTTGCAAATATGGCTGCTCGGTTACATCCATATAAGTCGAATTAATACGGAAAATCGTCCCACCGTCCCAGCAATCTGACCCTACCGGCACGTCAATTGGTAAACGATGCTGTAAATCCCATGCTGGAATTGGTTTGCCATTTTGATTCGGAATTGCGCGTTCATCCATCAACTTCTTTCATCGAGCTCAGCATATATGGCCTGTCAAGGGGTAGGAACGGCATTAACCCCTTGCAGTGTTTTGATCGATAGCATCATTGCTTGCAACCTGTTCAGTGCGGTTTGGATCTTTTACCTCGTTGCGTACGATCGTTACTTCGCCATTACCACGGAATCCTTTGCGGTAACGCCAATATCCTGTTGGCTCGACAAGGCTTTTGGTAAAACCAGCATAGGAATCGTGAATATAGTCGTCGAAAAGGACTGCCAGCGGCT from the Collimonas arenae genome contains:
- a CDS encoding DUF6708 domain-containing protein, translating into MESSKKYTQCGAGVFFVKPDEGDITWEANWDKNSIFCIHKERTNYGLYYHIRHYTVDDNGNVVRAFSIGRAWFGNLTILLAQWNYWCWYMNRGPAELPKPMLFHTEHESLRESFLFAMYGFGMTGSPAYRIVMMPLTLVWACFRIVAIATCRSLIWPKSVEQVSAIPADDAYNQPRGDTPVGWAETALAQERHDYPYSSKKEMDNWRGEKDGEANASLWAEDVSPKT
- a CDS encoding DUF6708 domain-containing protein; translation: MDERAIPNQNGKPIPAWDLQHRLPIDVPVGSDCWDGGTIFRINSTYMDVTEQPYLQRQWTAAATFIALFVIVGLLRFVGIIFKNPPDNISFTFLLACTPIVVGVLGFGYLAFKSGRDEFFGLKRRPIRFNREQQKIYTVRRRRFFCQAR